The DNA sequence ATTTCGTGTCCTCGTCCAAGGACCGCCTCGAACAGGCGAAGGCCGACTGGCGCGCAGGCCGCATGAAACTGCCCGACGCCGACGATCAGGAGTTCATCCCCCTGCCCGCCGACCCGCCGCCGCCAGCGCCCGCGATGAGCTGATGAACCGGCCGACGCCCCACCGCCGCGGCGTTCTCGCCGGCGGGGCCGCTCTGACGCTGGCCGCCTGTGCGCCGAAGGCCGCAACCTCGCCGAACTTCACCGAGCTCGGCCTTGCGACGCTCGAGGCGGCCCTCGAACGCCACGTCACCCGGGGGTCTATCCCCGGCGCAGTCGGCCTGGTCAGCCGCGGCGGCGAGACCCAGGTTTTCACCGCCGGCTTCAAGGCCCTGCAAGGCGCCGAGCCGATGCAGCGCGACACGATCTTCCGCATCGCTTCCATGACCAAGCCGCTGACGGCGACAGCGGTGATGATGCTCATCGACGAGGGCAAATTCATCCTCGACGAGCCGGCCGAGCGCCTGCTTCCAGAACTAGCCAATCGCCGGGTGCTCGCCCGTCCCGACGCCCCGCTCAGCGAGACCGTGCCGGCCAACCGGCCGATCACCCTCCGCGACATCCTGAACTTCACCCTGGGCTGGGGCGTCTCGTTCGAAAACACGCCCATCCTGCAGGCGACGCAACGGATCCCGGGCTTCGGCATGCCCGACGCGCAGGCGCCCTTCACCAACGACGCCTTCATGGCCGCGCTCGGCGCCCTGCCGCTCATGGCTCAACCCGGCGACCGCTGGCTCTATTCCCTGGGGTCCAACATCC is a window from the Phenylobacterium immobile (ATCC 35973) genome containing:
- a CDS encoding serine hydrolase domain-containing protein; the encoded protein is MNRPTPHRRGVLAGGAALTLAACAPKAATSPNFTELGLATLEAALERHVTRGSIPGAVGLVSRGGETQVFTAGFKALQGAEPMQRDTIFRIASMTKPLTATAVMMLIDEGKFILDEPAERLLPELANRRVLARPDAPLSETVPANRPITLRDILNFTLGWGVSFENTPILQATQRIPGFGMPDAQAPFTNDAFMAALGALPLMAQPGDRWLYSLGSNIQGVLVARASGLSLPDFLARRVTGPLGMSDTAFFVPPEKLSRLATAYMPRNGQLELYDAPNGRYAKPPSFAAGDSGLVSTLDDYLAFARFLMTGQAPDGRPLLSARSLDEMKTNHLTKTQRWWGRQILTLRRGWGYGMGVVMTPTPEGLRAGAYGWDGGFGTSWFNDPARDLTAILLTQRLFDTPDPPQIHKDFQAAAMKALV